The Paenibacillus spongiae nucleotide sequence TGCCGATCACCGTAAGCAGCAGGTAATTCGCGATCTCGAAATGCCAGTCGATAAGGGTTCTCTTCCCCATATCCGCCCTCCTCACTAGAGCAGCGATTTGTTCGTCACCTTCTTGGAAAGTGCGTTGGCGCCGATAACCAGAAGCAGGCTAATGATCGTTTTAATGATCCCGACCGCAGTCGCATAAGGGAAATTGCCAAGCGTCAAGCCAAATTTGTATATATACATATCTAAGACTTCCATTGTCTCCCAGTTGGTCGGATTCGTGAACAGATAGAACAGCTCAAAATCGGAATTCAGCACCCAACCGACATTCATGATAAGCAGAATGATAAGCGTCGGCATTAAATTTGGAATGGTGATGTACCAAATTTTCCCGAACCGTCCGGCTCCGTCAATTGCCGCCGCTTCGTACTGCTCCGATGGGATTGACGCGATCGAGGCGAGGTAAATCACCCCGTTGTACCCCAAATACTTCCACCCCATCACAAAGATGATGAGCACCCAGGAATAAGCTTTATCCCCCAGGACATTAATGCCCTGCTCAATAATCCCATGCTTGATCAGCGTAACGTTGATTGCTCCGGTCGATTCCGCCATCAGAGCGTGAATAATCGCATATACAATGACCCACGATACGAAAAAGGGAAAGAAGGAGACCGTTTGAATGATCTTCTTGAACCAGGAATGACGCACCTCATTCAGAAGAATTGCGAAGATCATCGCTACCGTAAGATTCAAGACAATAACCGATATGTTCATGACCAAGGTATTGCGAATCAAGTAGATATAATCGGCGCTTTCCAAGAAAAACATCTTGAAATAATCGAGCCCCGCCCACGGTACCTTCCATAAGCTGATGCCAATTTGGTAATTTTTAAAAGCGATCAGCCAACCGGCTAACGGGATATAGTGAAATACGAAAATTAAAATAATCGCCGGCATGATCATAAGAAATAAATACTTTTGCCGATACGCCTTTTTTAGCCGCTTATGACGATTGCTTTGCAGTTTCACCGCGGCTTCCATGGCCGGCTGCTCCGCCGCCTGCATGGCTCCAGGTCCTCCCTTCCGGTACATGGGAATCGAGAAAAAAAGGGAATTTACGATAGGTCCTCATAAACTCCCCGCGATGAATTAATTCTTAAACTTTTTCACAATTTCCAGCTGCTCCTTTAGAAGCTCATTGTACTTATCGACAACCTTCTGCGGGTTGAGAGCTTGATATTGTTCAATTACTGCTTGCCAGTTTGCTTCGAATTCCGCATCCGATTTGGACCGGATCAGATTAGCCGAGCTTTTGATCCGAAGCTCCACCATCTTCTGAGAAGTCAATCCTTCCGGACTGGCCGGATCGATAATCACGCCGCTTGCCAGGCCGGTCGGAGCCGGAACGCCATTCTTCAAATACCAATCCCTCGAGTTCTCCCAGCCCATGGCTTTGTAGGTTTCGGCTACCGGTGCGGTCAAAGTAAATTCATCGTGAACATTGATATCGCTTAGCAAACTATACGGTTGACCGTCTTTGGCCGAGGCAGCCTTGAATCCGAGGATGTTGAAGAAACCGAAGCCCTGCTTCGCCATATAATCGACGTCTTCCTTATATCCCTTCTTGAACTCGTCGGTAAGGACCCGTTTGCCGTCCACTTTCTTGTAGTGCATCCCTTCTATGCCGGACTGAAGAAGAAGCTGTCCTTCCTCCGAGGAAATCCAGTCCACCAGTTCAAATATCCGCTTGGGATCTTTCGCTTCTTTCGTAATCATGATCGAATCGAATGGACGGACGGTTTCCAAACGCAAATTTTTCTTCTGGCCCTCTTCGACCATGGTATTCGTTTGAATGGGCAGCTGGACATACTCCAGTTCCGGATGTCCGGCTTTCTCCAGCGTATTGTTCACAACATCCTTGGCCCACATGGTATAGTAGAAAGCAAGCGCTTGACCGGATTTGATCTTCTCCAATACTTGATTGTACGTATCCGTAAAGCTTTCATTGTCTAGCAGCCCTTCCTGGTACAGCTTATTGAAGAATTGTATCGACTCTTTCGTGTACGGGTTAAGGAGCATGTCTTCGAATTTTTGTTCCTTGATGTTAAAGACAACGCCCTCGTTGCCGATCGCGATATATTTGTCGCCTTTCTCATAAAGAATAGGCAGAATGCCCGCCATTCCCCATGATTCGGCGAATGGCGCCACGACGCCGAGCGTCTTCTTCCCGTTGGTCGTCGGTTGCGCCGCAATCGCCTTCTTGAGAAACGCAATATAAGAATCGGTGCTGAGCAGCTTCGGATAGCCCTGCTCCTTCAACACGTCGATTCGAACGGCAATGTCATTGCATTCGCAAAAATTGTTGACGTCCTGCGGAACAGCCATCTCCCACTTGTACAGCTTGCCGTCATTGGCCGGCATCCTCCAGTAAGAGATCAGCTCCTGGAAGGAGTCCTTGAAATAAGTTGAATTTTCCACAAAATCGTCTAATGGCAATGCCGCCCCTGCGCTTATATATTTCATCACCAAATCTTGTCGTTCCACCCGCAAAATTTCCGGATAATCGCCCGAAGCGAGCATCATGTTCAACTTATCCCGATAATTGCCGGTGTAAGGAATGAGTTCAAAAACGATATTGAATTTATCCTTTATCACCTTACCGATCGGTGTTTCGTCACTCTTCTTCACGATGGGATTGGCTGCGGAGGACAACACTTTAATCGTGTACAGCTCTTGAGAAGAGGAATCCCCGGGTTTTTGACCCGCATTACCGGTGTCCGATCCGCCGGAACAAGCTGTGACCACTAACAGTAGAACGCCGGCGGCAATAGCCGTTACCTTTTTGAGTACAGTCACGCCCAAAACCTCCATTTCTGATCATCATCTTTCCCCGTGCAAAGGGCGTTATATCCGGGTAATCTGCTCGGCGTAGGAGGAGGCTTTCCGGAAATCCGGCATCTCCATGCTCTTCCCGCCGTTCATCGCGGATAGCTCGGAGAGCAGCGCTACTGCCGTCCATTCGCAAGCATCGTATACGTCGATCGCAGGCTTTTGCAGCCCCTTAACCGCATGGACGAAATCCTCAACGATGAAGAAATCACCTCCCCAGTGTCCTGCTGCCTTCTGCTCTTCCGTTACGTTCTTGTACCGCTCAGGCAAATACGCATTATAATCGCTCAACGGCCGCCACTTGGCATGATCCGGATGCTCGCTGTCGGATTCAAACCATACTTTATGCTGGTCTCCGAGTCCACGAGGCGCTTCGAAGCAGCCCTTCGTTCCTTGGAGCGTATAGTAGCTCATATTATGCGGGCGCTTGGAAATGCAATCGATTCGCAGCTTGATCAGCTTCCCGCTCTCCATCTGGCACAGCGTAATCGAGGTGTCTTCCTGGCGAAAACGGTTATCCGTATGCCAACCGGTTCCATAACAGGAAACGGAACGAATACGATCCCCCTCGAACCATTGCATCACGGGCCCAAGGCTGTGAGTCGGATAAAAGGCGCCGCGTTTGCCAAGCTGCCAGTAATTGCGCCAGGTCGCCTTCGTGCCTTCCGCCGCTCCACTGCGGTTGTGGCGGAACGCAAGACTTCGGATATCGTGCAGATACTCGCCTTCGCCGAAATACACCTCGCCGAACAGCCCCTGTTTCACCATGCTCAAGATCAGTTGGTTTTGCGGGATATAGCAATAGTTTTCCGCCATCATATAGACGCTTCCCGTTGATTCCACGGTTTCTTTCAGCCACCATAATTCGTCCATGGAGACACCGGCGGTTACCTCGCTCAACACATGTTTGCCCGATTGCAGGGCCAATATCGTTTGGGGCACATGCAGCTGCATCGGCGTTGCAACGACCACCGCATCGATATCCGAAGCCAGCATGTCTTCATAAATGCGATAAGTACGCGGTATGCCGTGTTTGGCGGCGGTCTCCCTACAATAGTCTCCGTCCAAATCGCAAAGCGCCACCACTTCCGTATCCGGCAAGCTTTTGAATCCTTGGAGCGTACTAAGCCCCCTCGCGCCTACGATACCGACTTTTATGGCCATTTTCCTTCCCCCTATGAAGTGGTAGTGGATATGACAATGCATGTCATGCGTTCAATATTCAGATCCCATTTCATCCTATTGAGCTTGAAAGCGATTTATTCTATATGATGTTTCCCACCCACCAGTCATATTTCTAAACACCGTTCCGTATAATGAATACCCATAGCCCCAATATGCAATTATCCGATCAGGCGAATACTAATTTCTCATATATGGAGGTATACGGATGGCGCAAGGCACGAAAGAGTATTCCGTCCCGGCTTTAGAGAAGGCCATTGCCATTCTCAACGCATTGGCCGCAAGTGAGCTCTCCATTAGTGATTTGCACTCGCAGCTGAAGCTTCCCAAGACAACCACCTTTGTCATCCTCAACACATTAGAGCAGCATGAGATCATCCGCAAAACGCCAGAAGGCAAATACCGCCTAGGCCCCGGTGTCCTGCGCTGGGGAAACCGGTATTTCGACTCCATGGATATGGTCCAAATCGCCCGCCCGCACTTAGAGCGGTTAGTTGAGGAAAAGCCGTATACGTGCCACTTAGCCGTGCTGATCGGGGACAAACCGGTATATTGCGATAAAGTGGAAGGTAGCGGCTTCGTCAGATTCGCAACCATGATCGGCCAAAGCCAGCCATTACACCAATCAAGCGTAGGCAAGGCATTGGCTGCAGGTTTATCCGATGACGACATCAGGTCACTGTTACCTGACGCCATGGATGCCTCCACCGGCAAAAGCATCCGTTCCATCGAGAAGTTTTTGGAGGAAGTTCAGTTTGTGCGGGAGAATGGCTTCGCCATCGAAGACGAGGAATTCGAGGAGGGCGTTCGCTGCATCGGGGCTCCGATTCGCAATTATACCGGCAATATCGTCGCTTCCCTTAGCATCACGGCTTTGAGCAAGGATTTGCCGGCTGTGAAATTCATGGTCATCGGCGAAGAGGTCAAACAGACG carries:
- a CDS encoding ABC transporter permease codes for the protein MQAAEQPAMEAAVKLQSNRHKRLKKAYRQKYLFLMIMPAIILIFVFHYIPLAGWLIAFKNYQIGISLWKVPWAGLDYFKMFFLESADYIYLIRNTLVMNISVIVLNLTVAMIFAILLNEVRHSWFKKIIQTVSFFPFFVSWVIVYAIIHALMAESTGAINVTLIKHGIIEQGINVLGDKAYSWVLIIFVMGWKYLGYNGVIYLASIASIPSEQYEAAAIDGAGRFGKIWYITIPNLMPTLIILLIMNVGWVLNSDFELFYLFTNPTNWETMEVLDMYIYKFGLTLGNFPYATAVGIIKTIISLLLVIGANALSKKVTNKSLL
- a CDS encoding IclR family transcriptional regulator; translation: MAQGTKEYSVPALEKAIAILNALAASELSISDLHSQLKLPKTTTFVILNTLEQHEIIRKTPEGKYRLGPGVLRWGNRYFDSMDMVQIARPHLERLVEEKPYTCHLAVLIGDKPVYCDKVEGSGFVRFATMIGQSQPLHQSSVGKALAAGLSDDDIRSLLPDAMDASTGKSIRSIEKFLEEVQFVRENGFAIEDEEFEEGVRCIGAPIRNYTGNIVASLSITALSKDLPAVKFMVIGEEVKQTAALISRDLGYNGGNIRHSVTETKSMGNKP
- a CDS encoding extracellular solute-binding protein; translated protein: MTVLKKVTAIAAGVLLLVVTACSGGSDTGNAGQKPGDSSSQELYTIKVLSSAANPIVKKSDETPIGKVIKDKFNIVFELIPYTGNYRDKLNMMLASGDYPEILRVERQDLVMKYISAGAALPLDDFVENSTYFKDSFQELISYWRMPANDGKLYKWEMAVPQDVNNFCECNDIAVRIDVLKEQGYPKLLSTDSYIAFLKKAIAAQPTTNGKKTLGVVAPFAESWGMAGILPILYEKGDKYIAIGNEGVVFNIKEQKFEDMLLNPYTKESIQFFNKLYQEGLLDNESFTDTYNQVLEKIKSGQALAFYYTMWAKDVVNNTLEKAGHPELEYVQLPIQTNTMVEEGQKKNLRLETVRPFDSIMITKEAKDPKRIFELVDWISSEEGQLLLQSGIEGMHYKKVDGKRVLTDEFKKGYKEDVDYMAKQGFGFFNILGFKAASAKDGQPYSLLSDINVHDEFTLTAPVAETYKAMGWENSRDWYLKNGVPAPTGLASGVIIDPASPEGLTSQKMVELRIKSSANLIRSKSDAEFEANWQAVIEQYQALNPQKVVDKYNELLKEQLEIVKKFKN
- a CDS encoding Gfo/Idh/MocA family protein is translated as MAIKVGIVGARGLSTLQGFKSLPDTEVVALCDLDGDYCRETAAKHGIPRTYRIYEDMLASDIDAVVVATPMQLHVPQTILALQSGKHVLSEVTAGVSMDELWWLKETVESTGSVYMMAENYCYIPQNQLILSMVKQGLFGEVYFGEGEYLHDIRSLAFRHNRSGAAEGTKATWRNYWQLGKRGAFYPTHSLGPVMQWFEGDRIRSVSCYGTGWHTDNRFRQEDTSITLCQMESGKLIKLRIDCISKRPHNMSYYTLQGTKGCFEAPRGLGDQHKVWFESDSEHPDHAKWRPLSDYNAYLPERYKNVTEEQKAAGHWGGDFFIVEDFVHAVKGLQKPAIDVYDACEWTAVALLSELSAMNGGKSMEMPDFRKASSYAEQITRI